A stretch of the Channa argus isolate prfri chromosome 9, Channa argus male v1.0, whole genome shotgun sequence genome encodes the following:
- the LOC137133272 gene encoding ADP-ribosylation factor-like protein 6 → MGLLDKLSGWLGLRKKEVNVLCLGLDNSGKTTIINQLKPANHSNHLGPLSEEWKHVSQTQAQEIVPTIGFNIEKFKSSSLSFTVFDMSGQSRYRNLWEHYYKESHAIIFVIDSGDKLRMVVAKEELDTLLNHQDIRSRKIPVLFFANKMDLRDAMSSVKVSQMLCLENIRDKPWHICASNAIKGEGLQQGLDWLQEQIAQSTENNEHMNE, encoded by the exons ATGGGGCTGCTGGATAAACTGTCGGGCTGGCTTGGCCTGAGGAAGAAAGAGGTCAACGTTTTGTGTTTGGGGCTGGACAACAGTGGGAAAACTACCATCATCAACCAACTAAAACCAGCTAAT CATTCGAATCATTTAGGCCCTCTGTCAGAAGAGTGGAAACATGTTAGTCAG acacagGCACAAGAAATAGTCCCAACAATTGGCTTCAACATTGAAAAGTTCAAGAGTTCAAG CTTGTCTTTTACAGTGTTTGATATGTCTGGGCAGAGCAGATACAGAAACTTATGGGAGCATTATTACAA AGAAAGCCACGCCATTATATTTGTCATTGACAGTGGTGACAAACTAAGAATGGTTGTTGCCAAAGAGGAACTGGATACTCTTCTCAACCACCAAG ATATCCGCAGCAGAAAGATACCAGTGTTGTTCTTTGCTAACAAGATGGATCTGCGGGATGCCATGTCTTCTGTCAAAGTCTCACAGATGTTGTGTTTGGAGAACATCAGAGACAAACCCTGGCACATCTG TGCCAGCAATGCAATCAAAGGAGAGGGCTTGCAGCAAGGGCTGGACTGGCTACAAG AACAAATTGCACA ATCAACTGAAAACAACGAGCACATGAACGAGTGA
- the LOC137133271 gene encoding F-box only protein 47-like, with the protein MVMVRKGSRSVGKYTLTRKPRLRRRSHCPGRTIMTRSQCSSSSSYFHRLPSEVFHMILDKLSVLEISVFGMVSKEFTRYVLDYISTLAWKNKILIQTFHDYTCLEKRPTIAQYRDLGLLFKRCTLLLPTKERLRFIFSKFSQIPCFMLERCLVPDCIGFSCHGVFLQTLIAGWDELECHRVFNFLCDLTNLQQKIETVVTSKPGLKGYQELQLRLFCRQVLLDRWPKQPDCQFWLMQLLKPWPMVSQARLLFILYGPLLPGDTLIWQDLVARGLPHKALWDLARAILLLFGKVEVKGWTTDSMLAILQELTVIPQPWHVENVARLLVLCGTSICYNILASKALNGRLLEISRLIVYIILVCEKDGYHMSWAVRLVQQVCGVFSTAPDKFYFIQQLENAFSDITREFFEFSVAGNHLEDRETFQTLCILLDSSARFHTKFLHMFLK; encoded by the exons ATGGTAATGGTAAGGAAAGGCTCCAGAAGTGTTGGGAAGTACACATTGACACGCAAGCCCAGGCTACGCAGGAGGAGTCATTGTCCAGGCAGGACCATCATGACCCGCAGCCAgtgcagctccagctccagctatTTTCACAGGCTCCCGTCGGAGGTGTTTCACATGATCCTGGATAAACTATCTG tgctGGAGATCAGTGTGTTCGGTATGGTGTCCAAAGAATTCACTAGATATGTCTTGGACTACATCTCCACCCTGGCCTGGAAGAATAAAATCCTCATTCAGACCTTTCACGACTACACCTGTCTTGAAAAGAGACCCACTATTGCACAATACAGAGACCTGG GGTTACTGTTTAAAAGATGTACCCTGTTGCTACCAACAAAGGAGAGGTTGAGATTCATTTTTAGCAAATTTTCACAG ATTCCCTGCTTCATGTTGGAGCGGTGTCTAGTCCCAGACTGCATTGGCTTTTCCTGCCACGGTGTCTTCCTCCAG ACATTAATTGCTGGCTGGGATGAGCTGGAGTGCCACAGAGTTTTCAACTTCCTGTGTGACCTTACAAACCTGCAGCAAAAAATAGAGACAGTCGTCACTTCAAAGCCag GGTTGAAAGGGTACCAGGAGCTGCAACTTCGTCTTTTCTGCCGTCAGGTTCTGTTGGACCGATGGCCGAAGCAGCCAGATTGTCAGTTCTGGCTAATGCAACTCCTGAAGCCTTGGCCCATGGTCAGCCAGGCACGTTTACTGTTCATCCTCTATGGACCCCTGCTGCCTGGCG ACACCCTCATTTGGCAGGATCTGGTAGCAAGAGGGCTACCTCACAAAGCTCTGTGGGACCTGGCTAGGGCTATTCTCCTGCTCTTTGGCAAAGTAGAAGTGAAAGGCTGGACCACTGACTCAATGTTAGCAATCCTGCAGGAGCTCACTG TCATTCCCCAGCCATGGCATGTGGAGAACGTGGCCCGTCTGCTGGTGCTGTGTGGCACCTCTATCTGCTACAATATTCTGGCCAGCAAGGCCCTGAATGGACGTCTGCTTGAGATCTCCAGACTCATCGTATACATTATACTG GTGTGCGAGAAGGATGGCTATCACATGAGCTGGGCGGTGAGGTTGGTACAGCAGGTCTGCGGGGTCTTTAGCACGGCTCCTGATAAGTTCTACTTTATCCAACAACTTGAGAACGCATTTTCAGATATCACCAGGGAGTTCTTTGAGTTTTCTGTAGCAG GGAACCACCTTGAAGACAGGGAGACTTTCCAGACCCTGTGCATCCTCCTGGACTCCAGTGCTCGATTTCACACTAAATTCCTCCATATGTTTCTCAAATAG